Proteins co-encoded in one Marinomonas sp. IMCC 4694 genomic window:
- a CDS encoding rhodanese-related sulfurtransferase, which produces MSTVVVCALYKFVALPHFESLREPLQKTLEDNAVRGTLLLASEGINGTVAGSREGIDAVLAWLDQQPGLESIGYKESFDEAMPFYRTKVKLKKEIVTMGIEGIDPKRVVGTYVKPSDWNALISDPDVILVDTRNDYEVQIGTFKNAVNPKTETFREFPGYVKDNMDPAKHKKVAMFCTGGIRCEKSTAYMLEQGYEEVYHLEGGILKYLEEVPKEDTMWEGECFVFDNRVSVNHDLQKGEYDQCHACRMPITEEEKQSEHYIQGVSCVHCVNKYSDAQRQRFIERERQVQLAHARGEEHIGADVVDAVEKHRNEKTLEKERQRKVREAQVN; this is translated from the coding sequence ATGTCTACCGTTGTTGTATGTGCCCTGTATAAATTTGTTGCGCTGCCGCATTTCGAATCGCTCCGCGAGCCATTGCAAAAAACCTTAGAAGACAACGCTGTGCGTGGCACCTTGTTGTTGGCGAGTGAAGGCATTAATGGCACCGTCGCGGGCTCTCGCGAAGGGATTGATGCGGTTTTAGCGTGGTTAGACCAGCAACCAGGTTTAGAAAGCATCGGCTACAAAGAATCTTTCGACGAAGCTATGCCGTTTTACCGTACAAAAGTGAAATTGAAGAAAGAAATCGTCACCATGGGTATTGAAGGCATTGACCCCAAGCGCGTGGTCGGAACCTATGTTAAACCCAGTGATTGGAACGCATTGATTTCTGACCCTGATGTCATTTTGGTCGATACGCGCAACGATTACGAAGTACAGATTGGTACGTTTAAAAATGCCGTGAACCCCAAAACAGAGACGTTTCGTGAATTTCCAGGCTATGTAAAAGACAACATGGACCCAGCAAAACACAAGAAAGTGGCGATGTTTTGTACCGGTGGTATTCGCTGTGAAAAATCCACGGCGTACATGCTAGAACAAGGCTATGAAGAAGTGTATCACCTGGAAGGCGGGATCCTTAAGTACCTAGAGGAAGTGCCGAAAGAAGACACGATGTGGGAAGGTGAGTGCTTTGTTTTCGATAATCGTGTGTCGGTCAATCACGATCTACAAAAAGGCGAATACGATCAATGCCACGCATGTCGTATGCCGATCACCGAAGAAGAAAAACAAAGTGAACACTATATTCAAGGCGTGAGTTGCGTGCATTGTGTGAATAAATATTCTGATGCCCAGCGTCAGCGTTTTATTGAGCGCGAACGCCAAGTTCAGCTTGCCCACGCTCGCGGAGAAGAACA
- a CDS encoding 2OG-Fe(II) oxygenase — translation MSIEAPFAGNPYIENSIPVFSRETPFYNLLNDLQTKGWSIQDDFFSTDFTQALMDEVENIHNAYMLQAGVGRKQDHQIVLDARRDYIQWIDPDKPIRKDFLRTMEALRVALNRRLFLGLFDYEAHFARYEKGAFYEKHIDAFKGQSNRILSTVLYLNEGWQAGDGGELVIYDEREPTKEIGRFSPNKGRLAVFLSECFYHEVVVAKRTRHSIAGWFRVNGTIGGALDPDQ, via the coding sequence ATGTCTATTGAAGCGCCCTTTGCGGGAAATCCGTACATTGAAAACTCTATTCCTGTTTTTAGCCGAGAAACCCCTTTTTATAATTTGCTGAACGATTTGCAAACTAAAGGGTGGAGTATTCAGGATGATTTCTTTTCAACGGATTTTACCCAGGCCTTAATGGATGAAGTGGAAAATATACATAATGCTTACATGCTTCAAGCGGGTGTGGGTCGCAAGCAAGATCACCAAATCGTACTGGATGCGCGACGGGATTATATTCAATGGATTGATCCGGATAAGCCGATTCGAAAGGATTTTTTGCGAACGATGGAGGCCTTACGTGTGGCATTGAATCGTCGTTTGTTTCTGGGGTTATTTGATTACGAGGCGCATTTTGCCCGTTATGAAAAAGGGGCGTTTTATGAAAAACACATCGATGCATTCAAAGGTCAAAGTAATCGCATATTGTCGACAGTGCTGTATTTAAATGAAGGCTGGCAGGCAGGCGATGGCGGCGAATTGGTGATTTATGACGAGCGCGAGCCGACTAAAGAAATAGGACGATTTTCACCCAACAAAGGCCGTTTAGCGGTTTTTTTGAGTGAGTGTTTTTATCACGAAGTGGTGGTAGCAAAGCGAACTCGCCATAGCATTGCGGGTTGGTTTCGAGTGAACGGCACGATAGGTGGCGCACTTGATCCAGATCAATGA
- a CDS encoding DEAD/DEAH box helicase yields the protein MKQTYQLRDYQVQAVNAALSHFRHSDDPAVIVLPTGAGKSLVIAELSRLARGRVVCLAHVKELVEQNHAKFLATGSSAGLYSAGLNQKNATAKVTFASIQSMASNLVDFNDPVSLIIIDECHRVALEQNGQYQKTIQHFQSLNPTIKILGLTATPYRLGHGWIYQHHYHGYARPNTESFFKRCIFELPLQHMVKKGYLTPPIHFDAAIAQYDFSLLTESLDGEQNTDDIALNELIHKHPRVTQAVTEQIVQLSQDRQGVMIFASTIDHAREIVGYLPSENTALITGQTKLKERDALIKAFKAKQLKFLVNVSVLTTGFDAPHVDVIAILRPTQSISLFQQIVGRGLRLNPGKKDCLVLDYTNNGYDIFQPEIGEKRPTPDSVAVQIHCPECDFANTFWGRKDADGNLLEHFGRRCHGLIDTLDEQKGEVQCSYRFRFKRCPHCNEENDIAARQCQHCFEKLIDPDDLLRSALNLKNNKVLRCSGITPEIDTHTQSLKITYHDEDGITLVETFRFQYKKSRRVFNEQFGRRIASGSQAIEFETLEELVRFIDYLPTPDFVIAKKVKQHWQVTERLFDYQGPYRKANTLN from the coding sequence ATGAAGCAAACTTATCAATTACGAGACTATCAAGTGCAAGCCGTTAATGCCGCGTTGTCGCATTTTCGCCACAGTGACGATCCTGCGGTGATAGTGCTACCAACAGGCGCTGGCAAAAGCCTGGTTATAGCAGAATTGAGTCGACTCGCGCGAGGTCGCGTGGTGTGCTTAGCGCACGTTAAAGAACTCGTCGAGCAGAATCACGCCAAATTTCTGGCTACCGGGTCAAGCGCTGGCCTCTATTCTGCAGGGTTAAACCAGAAAAACGCCACGGCAAAAGTCACGTTTGCCAGCATTCAATCAATGGCCAGCAATCTGGTCGACTTTAACGACCCTGTCAGCCTGATTATTATTGATGAATGCCATCGCGTCGCCCTAGAACAGAACGGCCAGTACCAAAAAACCATTCAGCATTTTCAATCTTTGAACCCTACGATCAAAATTCTTGGCCTTACTGCAACGCCTTATCGACTAGGTCATGGCTGGATTTATCAACACCATTATCATGGTTACGCGCGACCTAATACCGAGTCTTTTTTCAAGCGGTGTATTTTTGAACTGCCTCTACAGCACATGGTTAAAAAAGGCTACTTAACGCCGCCGATTCACTTCGACGCCGCGATCGCTCAGTATGATTTTAGTTTGTTAACCGAAAGCCTTGATGGCGAACAAAATACCGACGACATTGCCCTCAACGAGCTGATACACAAACACCCAAGAGTCACCCAAGCGGTCACCGAGCAAATTGTACAACTCAGCCAAGACCGACAAGGTGTTATGATCTTTGCCTCGACCATTGACCACGCCAGGGAAATTGTTGGCTATTTACCCAGTGAAAACACCGCCCTTATTACAGGCCAAACCAAGCTCAAAGAACGCGATGCGTTAATCAAGGCGTTTAAAGCTAAGCAACTGAAATTTCTCGTTAATGTGTCCGTATTGACAACCGGGTTTGACGCACCCCATGTGGATGTCATTGCCATTTTAAGACCTACTCAATCCATCAGTTTATTTCAACAAATCGTGGGCCGTGGCTTACGACTTAACCCTGGCAAAAAAGACTGCCTTGTTTTGGATTACACCAACAATGGTTATGATATTTTCCAACCAGAAATTGGTGAAAAACGCCCCACTCCTGACTCTGTTGCAGTACAAATTCACTGCCCAGAATGCGATTTCGCCAACACATTTTGGGGGCGAAAAGACGCCGATGGCAACCTACTGGAACATTTCGGGCGCCGCTGCCACGGACTGATTGACACCCTAGACGAACAAAAAGGCGAAGTGCAGTGCTCCTATCGCTTTCGTTTTAAACGCTGCCCACACTGCAACGAAGAAAATGACATAGCGGCACGGCAGTGCCAGCATTGTTTCGAAAAGCTCATCGATCCAGACGATCTACTAAGAAGCGCCCTTAACTTGAAAAACAACAAGGTACTGCGCTGTTCCGGCATCACACCAGAAATAGACACCCACACCCAGAGTTTAAAAATCACCTATCACGATGAAGATGGCATCACTTTGGTGGAAACCTTTCGTTTTCAATATAAGAAATCACGCCGTGTCTTTAACGAACAATTTGGCAGAAGAATCGCCAGCGGCAGCCAAGCCATTGAATTTGAAACATTGGAAGAGTTAGTGCGATTTATTGACTACTTGCCCACACCAGACTTTGTCATTGCCAAGAAAGTGAAACAACATTGGCAAGTCACAGAGCGACTTTTTGACTACCAAGGGCCGTACCGGAAAGCAAACACTCTTAACTGA
- a CDS encoding TetR/AcrR family transcriptional regulator, whose translation MSLRQQQKTNTRTKIKTIAKHAFLSQGIEATSTRHLSDQAGIAVGTLFVHFPDKLSLVKDIFFDEMDAALRVAVVAQKVSASPIDYLLQMAQVLFDFYDEYAEFTRQVLLDSLATGGFHTKQMAVISDGIVKRFKQVGVDEKTASIFAENMLANYWFVLLTGMPNNLLGEAAVAHLNRMNLPFEMSYRNALKHHKSS comes from the coding sequence GTGAGTCTTCGTCAACAGCAAAAAACCAATACTCGCACAAAAATTAAAACCATCGCTAAGCACGCTTTTTTGTCACAAGGCATAGAGGCAACCAGTACGCGTCATTTAAGTGATCAAGCGGGCATTGCGGTAGGTACCTTGTTTGTGCATTTTCCTGATAAATTGTCCTTGGTAAAAGATATTTTTTTCGATGAAATGGACGCGGCTTTAAGGGTGGCTGTTGTGGCTCAAAAAGTCAGCGCTTCGCCAATTGACTATCTTTTGCAAATGGCGCAAGTATTGTTTGATTTTTATGATGAGTACGCTGAATTTACACGCCAGGTTTTGTTGGATAGTTTGGCCACAGGTGGCTTTCATACCAAACAAATGGCGGTTATTTCCGATGGTATTGTAAAACGCTTTAAGCAGGTGGGTGTTGACGAAAAGACAGCGAGTATTTTTGCTGAAAATATGCTGGCAAACTATTGGTTTGTATTGCTAACCGGCATGCCAAATAATCTTTTAGGCGAAGCCGCGGTCGCGCATTTAAATCGAATGAATTTACCTTTTGAAATGTCATATCGAAACGCCCTTAAACACCATAAATCATCTTAA
- a CDS encoding DUF1499 domain-containing protein, whose amino-acid sequence MSRYISPILYVLLMLVGCVAFISIAGVRVGVFEPITGFSLLRKSVIASLILSVLAALSLGACRKEKNPACNRFYSLVLIVSFAYSAMWIGFYLQRAGLPHISDITTDTEVPPAFINVNFIRKSKENDLRYHSDWAAVQQKYYPDVTPLFLTQDKADLYATILSQVNERGWEVLATYSSAGIIEATARTPIFGFRDDVVIRLTQVEPGLIRVDMRSCSRVGRGDFGVNAERIQSFMADLSDSLTKSSMPKVNSVR is encoded by the coding sequence ATGAGCCGTTATATCTCACCGATTTTGTACGTTCTTCTCATGTTGGTAGGGTGTGTTGCATTTATATCAATAGCCGGCGTTCGAGTGGGTGTGTTTGAACCAATTACGGGTTTTTCATTGCTGCGCAAAAGCGTAATCGCTTCTCTTATTTTGTCTGTGTTGGCGGCCTTGTCTTTAGGCGCCTGCCGCAAAGAAAAAAACCCAGCTTGCAATCGCTTTTATAGCTTAGTTTTGATCGTTTCTTTTGCATACAGCGCTATGTGGATTGGGTTTTATCTACAAAGAGCGGGGTTGCCGCACATCAGTGATATCACCACAGATACCGAGGTTCCTCCTGCTTTTATCAATGTCAATTTCATCCGAAAATCAAAAGAAAACGATTTAAGGTATCACTCTGATTGGGCGGCGGTTCAACAAAAATATTATCCTGACGTGACACCGTTGTTTTTGACACAGGACAAAGCCGATTTGTATGCCACTATTTTGTCTCAAGTTAATGAGCGTGGGTGGGAAGTACTCGCGACGTATTCAAGCGCTGGTATTATTGAGGCGACCGCTCGAACACCTATTTTTGGTTTTCGGGATGATGTGGTTATTCGGCTTACGCAGGTAGAGCCTGGTCTTATTCGGGTAGATATGCGTTCTTGCTCGCGGGTTGGACGTGGTGACTTTGGTGTAAATGCTGAGCGTATTCAGTCATTTATGGCAGATTTGTCGGATTCTCTGACTAAATCCAGTATGCCGAAAGTCAACTCCGTGCGTTAA
- a CDS encoding tRNA-uridine aminocarboxypropyltransferase, producing MKHTQKPHCVDLLREQSKLNSTRPFVARGANVKRCPHCLMADIACFCHHKTQQLSPINFILLFHRDEIHKPTNSGRLIADLFPQNTKAFLWSRTAPPAELLDTLASQKGHCTLLYPSTETARSQHRQQRQNLPETSNESHAHTFIILDGTWKQASKMFHQSDWLKHIPHYELSSEAQRSFLVRHAQHDMQFATAEVTALLLDALGHTSHSKALLTLYQTFNQHCLMSRKRGNRRTV from the coding sequence ATGAAACACACTCAAAAACCGCACTGTGTCGATTTATTACGTGAGCAATCTAAGCTAAATTCAACGCGTCCTTTTGTCGCTAGAGGCGCCAATGTCAAGCGTTGCCCGCACTGTCTTATGGCCGACATTGCCTGTTTTTGCCATCACAAAACGCAACAACTCAGCCCGATTAACTTTATTCTTCTGTTTCACCGTGACGAAATACACAAACCCACTAACAGCGGCCGACTGATTGCAGACCTATTTCCGCAAAACACCAAAGCCTTTCTTTGGAGCCGCACAGCCCCCCCGGCTGAACTACTCGACACCTTGGCTTCTCAAAAAGGCCACTGCACCCTTCTCTATCCCAGTACAGAAACAGCACGATCACAACACAGACAGCAACGACAAAACCTGCCAGAAACATCAAATGAAAGCCACGCACACACCTTTATTATTTTGGACGGCACATGGAAACAAGCCAGTAAAATGTTTCACCAAAGCGACTGGTTAAAACACATTCCCCATTATGAACTCAGCAGTGAAGCACAGCGATCTTTTTTAGTCAGGCACGCCCAGCATGATATGCAATTCGCTACGGCGGAAGTAACCGCCTTACTGCTTGATGCACTGGGTCACACAAGCCATAGTAAAGCATTATTGACCTTGTATCAGACGTTTAACCAGCACTGTCTTATGAGCCGAAAACGTGGCAACCGTCGCACCGTATAA
- a CDS encoding DUF2947 family protein, whose translation MYQSLEQFSKSWIFKRNDPKVELEDLHAIRLLSEQGAAQIWRDYISEEQIHPDHFSERDWLKRRDAQVVDGKIQWEGVWDSDQLLLPEALLLHFSSWGEDTRVYFCCQNELVFELTWGVFKRTWKAFLFLDNGPVLVGKKKKQAAQFHSNGSVNLLMRPS comes from the coding sequence TTGTACCAATCATTAGAGCAGTTTTCAAAGAGTTGGATTTTTAAACGCAATGACCCAAAAGTTGAACTTGAGGATCTTCACGCTATCCGTTTGTTGAGTGAGCAAGGCGCTGCACAAATTTGGCGAGATTACATAAGTGAGGAGCAAATTCACCCCGATCATTTTTCAGAACGCGATTGGTTAAAACGTCGTGATGCACAAGTCGTAGATGGGAAAATTCAATGGGAAGGGGTGTGGGACAGTGATCAGTTGCTGTTACCGGAAGCTTTGCTACTGCACTTTTCATCTTGGGGAGAAGATACTAGGGTGTATTTTTGCTGTCAAAACGAACTGGTGTTTGAATTGACCTGGGGAGTATTTAAGCGCACATGGAAAGCCTTTTTATTTCTAGATAATGGTCCAGTTTTGGTCGGAAAGAAAAAAAAGCAAGCGGCTCAATTTCACTCTAATGGGTCGGTGAATTTATTGATGAGACCCTCATGA